One genomic region from Cetobacterium sp. 8H encodes:
- the dtd gene encoding D-aminoacyl-tRNA deacylase, producing the protein MRAVVQRVKHASVAVDGEIVGKIDQGFLVLLGVTHTDTEKEIEWLSKKITDLRVFNDADEKMNLGLKDINGDLLIISQFTLYGNCIKGRRPSFIDAAKPDLANDLYEKFLKKCRDLGFKTEAGIFGADMKVELFNDGPVTLIIDTDDLKK; encoded by the coding sequence ATGAGAGCTGTTGTACAAAGAGTTAAGCATGCTAGTGTAGCTGTTGATGGGGAAATAGTTGGGAAAATAGACCAAGGTTTCCTTGTTCTTTTAGGAGTTACACACACTGATACAGAAAAAGAAATTGAGTGGTTATCAAAAAAAATAACTGATTTAAGAGTTTTTAACGATGCTGATGAAAAAATGAATCTTGGCTTAAAAGATATTAATGGAGATCTTTTAATTATTTCTCAATTCACTCTATATGGAAATTGTATTAAAGGTCGTCGTCCATCTTTTATAGATGCTGCCAAACCTGATTTAGCAAATGATCTTTATGAGAAATTCCTAAAAAAATGTAGAGATTTAGGATTTAAAACGGAAGCTGGTATTTTTGGTGCCGATATGAAAGTTGAACTTTTTAACGATGGTCCTGTAACTTTAATCATCGATACTGATGATTTAAAAAAATAA
- a CDS encoding nicotinate phosphoribosyltransferase yields MGRDRVLTDFARVINSDRYQYTESDIFLMEKMESKEAVFDMYFRKTEDGGFAVVSGIQEVIELIEILNKTSEEEKRRYFSEIIEEEHLLEYLVKMKFTGDLYAMRDGEIVYPNEPILTIKAPLIQAKILETPILNLMNMQLAIATKASRITRAAYPIPVSSFGSRRAHGFDSAVTGTKASIIGGCLSHSNLVTEYRYKVPSVGTMAHSFIQAFGVGAKAEKEAFDTFIKHRRERKANSLVLLIDTYNTIGIGLKNAIQSFKDNGIDDSYKGNYGVRIDSGDLAYLSKKCRFELDQAGFKKAKIFLTNSLNESLIKSLKEQGACVDIFGVGDAIAVSKSNPCFGGVYKIVEIDEKPVIKLSEDVIKISNPGFKEVYRLYDKDEFAYADLITLVNNDQDKETLLNGQDLMIRDEKYEFKSSVLKSGEYSYKKLTCEFVKNGIINDNASKLEDVIGSRNYYLKSLEKLSEERKRLENPHQYKVDLSKDLRDLKYDLIKEIKSQIN; encoded by the coding sequence ATGGGGAGAGATAGAGTTTTAACTGATTTTGCAAGGGTAATTAACTCAGACAGATATCAATACACAGAAAGTGATATATTTTTGATGGAAAAAATGGAGTCTAAAGAGGCTGTATTTGATATGTATTTTAGAAAGACAGAGGATGGCGGGTTCGCTGTAGTATCTGGAATTCAAGAGGTTATAGAGTTAATTGAAATACTTAACAAAACAAGTGAAGAGGAAAAAAGAAGATATTTTTCTGAAATAATAGAAGAAGAACATCTTTTGGAATACCTTGTAAAGATGAAATTTACAGGAGACCTTTATGCTATGAGAGATGGAGAAATTGTTTATCCAAACGAACCAATCTTAACAATAAAAGCTCCTTTAATTCAAGCTAAAATTTTAGAAACGCCAATCTTAAATTTGATGAATATGCAGCTTGCAATAGCTACAAAAGCCTCAAGAATAACAAGAGCGGCATATCCAATTCCGGTAAGTTCTTTTGGAAGTAGAAGAGCTCATGGATTTGACAGTGCTGTTACAGGAACTAAGGCTTCAATAATAGGAGGATGTTTATCTCATTCAAATTTAGTGACGGAGTATAGATATAAAGTGCCTAGTGTTGGAACTATGGCTCATTCGTTTATCCAAGCATTTGGTGTGGGAGCAAAAGCTGAAAAAGAGGCTTTTGATACTTTCATAAAGCACAGAAGAGAAAGAAAAGCTAACAGTTTAGTTCTTTTGATAGATACATACAATACAATAGGGATAGGATTAAAAAATGCAATTCAAAGCTTTAAAGATAATGGAATAGATGATTCTTATAAAGGGAACTATGGAGTTAGAATAGATTCCGGAGATCTGGCATATCTATCTAAAAAATGTAGATTTGAGTTAGATCAAGCAGGATTCAAAAAGGCGAAAATATTTTTAACAAATTCATTAAATGAATCTTTAATAAAATCCTTAAAAGAGCAAGGAGCTTGTGTAGACATTTTTGGTGTAGGAGATGCAATCGCTGTAAGTAAATCAAACCCTTGTTTTGGAGGAGTTTATAAAATTGTTGAAATAGATGAAAAGCCAGTTATAAAGTTATCTGAAGATGTAATTAAAATATCAAATCCTGGATTTAAAGAGGTTTATAGATTATATGATAAAGATGAATTTGCTTATGCAGATTTAATAACTTTGGTAAATAACGATCAAGATAAAGAGACTCTTTTAAATGGGCAAGATTTAATGATTAGAGATGAAAAATATGAATTTAAATCAAGTGTATTAAAAAGTGGTGAATACAGTTATAAAAAATTGACTTGTGAATTTGTAAAAAATGGTATAATAAATGACAATGCGTCTAAATTAGAAGATGTAATAGGTTCTAGAAATTATTATTTAAAATCTTTAGAGAAGCTTTCAGAAGAAAGAAAAAGACTAGAGAACCCTCATCAATACAAAGTAGATTTGTCTAAAGATTTAAGAGATTTGAAATATGATTTAATAAAAGAGATAAAAAGTCAAATAAATTAA
- a CDS encoding phosphatidylserine decarboxylase, with amino-acid sequence MNFDKIIYIERKSKELKTENPPGEGFLKFLYYSPFGKLPLNLVVRKKILTEFYGKKMSEKNSIAKIAPFVKENNIDMTESKKSIDEFTSFNDFFIRELKPEARVIAKGDDILVSPADGKVLIFSDLKETTEFFLKGDQFTLGEFLKDENEAKKFEGGTLMIIRLAPVDYHRFHFPADGVISNSKLIDGYYYSVSPYAIKKNFRIYCENKREVSILKTEKFGDIVLSEIGATMVGGITQTYKPENFVKKGDEKGFFFFGGSSCVLLFEKDKVVFDEDLLENSRKGIETKVYMGEKIGVAK; translated from the coding sequence ATGAATTTTGATAAAATTATTTATATTGAGAGAAAAAGTAAAGAACTTAAAACAGAAAATCCACCAGGTGAAGGATTTTTAAAGTTTTTATATTATAGTCCATTTGGAAAATTACCGTTGAATTTAGTTGTTAGAAAAAAAATATTAACAGAATTTTATGGGAAAAAAATGTCTGAAAAAAATTCAATAGCTAAGATAGCACCATTTGTTAAAGAAAATAATATAGATATGACAGAATCTAAAAAAAGTATAGATGAGTTTACATCTTTTAATGATTTTTTTATAAGAGAACTAAAACCTGAAGCAAGAGTTATTGCAAAAGGAGACGATATATTAGTTTCTCCAGCTGATGGAAAAGTTTTAATTTTTTCTGACCTAAAGGAAACAACAGAATTCTTCTTAAAAGGAGATCAGTTTACGCTAGGTGAATTTTTAAAAGATGAAAACGAAGCTAAGAAATTTGAAGGTGGAACACTTATGATAATAAGACTTGCACCTGTAGATTATCATAGATTTCATTTTCCAGCGGATGGAGTAATTTCAAATTCAAAATTAATAGATGGATATTACTATTCAGTATCACCATATGCAATAAAAAAGAATTTTAGAATATATTGCGAAAATAAGAGAGAAGTTTCTATTTTAAAAACTGAAAAGTTTGGAGATATAGTTTTAAGTGAAATAGGAGCAACTATGGTTGGAGGAATAACTCAAACATATAAACCTGAAAATTTTGTTAAAAAAGGGGATGAAAAAGGTTTCTTCTTCTTTGGAGGATCATCTTGTGTTTTATTATTTGAAAAGGACAAGGTTGTTTTTGATGAGGATCTTTTAGAGAATAGTAGAAAAGGAATTGAAACAAAAGTTTATATGGGAGAAAAAATAGGGGTTGCTAAGTAG
- the mgsA gene encoding methylglyoxal synthase, protein MKKIALIAHDNMKPEMVTFAKKNEHILAKYPLVSTGTTGLRIMETTGLTIHRFKSGPIGGDQQIGAEVAMDNIKAILFFRDPLTSQPHEPDISALIRIADVHKVPIATNLATAELLILGLDK, encoded by the coding sequence ATGAAAAAAATTGCACTAATCGCTCATGATAATATGAAACCTGAAATGGTAACGTTTGCAAAAAAAAATGAGCACATCTTGGCGAAATATCCTCTTGTTTCAACTGGTACAACAGGTCTTAGAATTATGGAAACTACAGGTCTGACTATACATCGCTTCAAATCGGGTCCAATAGGTGGAGACCAACAAATTGGTGCCGAAGTTGCTATGGATAATATTAAAGCTATCTTGTTTTTTAGAGACCCTCTTACTTCTCAGCCTCATGAGCCTGATATTTCAGCACTTATAAGAATTGCAGATGTACACAAAGTTCCGATTGCCACAAATTTAGCAACAGCAGAACTTCTTATTCTAGGTCTTGATAAATGA